A region of the Desulfallas thermosapovorans DSM 6562 genome:
TCTCACCCCCGAGCTGGCTTATAAATTGGGCCGGGCCGGGGCACACGTGCTGGCGGGAGACAATCTGCCCAAGCGGTTGGTGGTGGGTCGTGACACCCGTGTTTCCGGGGATATGCTGGAGGCAGCCCTGGCCGCCGGTATTTGTTCCACCGGCGTAGATGTATTAACGGTGGGGGTTATTCCCACACCCGCCATAGCACTGCTGACCAGGGAACTGAATGCCGCCGGGGGTGTGGTAATATCAGCCTCGCACAACCCCGTGGAAGATAACGGCATTAAATTCTTCGGCCCCAGCGGCTATAAACTACCCGATGACAGGGAGCAGCAAATTGAACAGTTACTGACGGATGGCAGCACCCAATTACCATCACCGGTGGGAGCAGGTGTGGGCCGGATACAAAGGGTGACGGATGCCGATGATCGTTATATTGATTTTCTTAAAGGGACCGTTACCGGTGATTTAAGCGGGCTTACAATAGTGGTGGACTGCGCCAACGGCGCGGCTTACCGGGTGGCCCCCCGGGTGCTGGAGGAACTTGGGGCCAGGGTTATCCCCATTTTTAACACTCCGGACGGAGTGAATATTAATGCCGGGTGCGGTTCCACCCACCCGGAAAAGCTCCAGGATGCGGTGGTGTATCACGGTGCAGATTTGGGCCTGGCCCACGACGGAGATGCCGACCGGCTGATTGCTGTGGACCACCGGGGTAACCTGGTGGACGGTGACCAGATTATGGTTATTTGCGCCAGGCACTTAAAAGCTCAAAACCGGCTGCCCCAAAATACCGTGGTGGTAACTGTGATGAGCAATCTGGGCTTGCACCTGGCCATGCGGGAAGCTGGTATTGAGGTGCTGCAGACCAAGGTGGGGGACCGTTACGTGCTGGAGGAACTGCTGCACAGCGGGGCGATTTTGGGCGGCGAACAATCCGGCCATATACTGTTTTTGGATCACAGCCCCACAGGTGACGGTGTGCTCACCGCACTCCAACTGCTGATGGTGATAAAATCCACCGGGCGTAATCTGGCCGAGCTAGCGTCACAAATGGAACGCTTGCCGCAACTTTTGGAAAACGTCCGTGTGGCAGATAAACACCAGGTGATGACCAGCCCGGCGCTTAAAGAGAGCATTGCTCAAATGGAAAAACGCCTGGCCGGCCAGGGCCGCGTGCTGGTGCGTCCTTCGGGCACTGAGTCGCTGGTGCGGGTAATGGCGGAGGGCCGGGATATGGAGCAGCTAAAGGTCGTGGTGGGTGAACTGGTTAATTTGATTAAGGAATTATAAGGAATCTTTAGTATTTCAGCTTTTTAATAGTTAAACATGTTTTATATCAGCTGTGATGGAAAAACTTTTACAGTGCAGAGGAAACAGGGATAAGGTATGATGTTAATTATAATTCTGCCGGGAGGTTGCTCTTTTGGGCAGCACTGCCCGGTAGACCAAAAAGGTGGTGATAAACAAATTACCTGCTGCCATTGTAATATATCTCCCGGGCGGACGACAATTAAATGGAAAGCGCCAGAACCCGTTTTGCCGGGTTGACGAGGGGGGAGTTTATCGAAATTTCGGCGGGTGCTCCCCGGTTCGGTCATGACCGTTAAAGGTATTACAAAACCCGCGGGTAACTGCGGGGACAAAGGATGCCGGATGACCAGTCAAAGGCAGGAATACCGGTTTAATGCCGTCGGGAGTGGTATGCCCTTTTGACGGTTATTTTTATGCCTGTTTACCACACTATATATAACGCCCACAACATATGTAAAATAGGTCAATCTTTATAGTATTTAAGCGTGGGAACGGAGGTTTTAATGCATGTGTGGCATTGTAGGATATATTGGGGGCCGCCAGGCGGCGCCCATATTGCTGGACGGATTACAAAAATTGGAGTACCGTGGTTATGATTCCGCTGGTATCGCGGTGCTTGGGGATAACGTTATCAAGCTGCAAAAGAAAACAGGTAAACTTATTGGACTGCGGGCGCAAATGAACGAAAGCATGCCCACATCCACTGTGGGTATCGGGCATACCCGCTGGGCCACCCATGGCCGGCCCAGTGACGCCAATGCCCACCCCCACCTGGACTGTTCCGGGCGATTTGCGGTGGTGCACAACGGTATCATAGAAAATTACCTTAACCTGCGGGAACAGCTGATTTCTCAGGGGCATGTGTTTCGCTCCGAAACCGATACCGAAGTGCTGCCCCACTTAATTGAAGAGCTATACACGGGGGACCTGGTGGAAACCATGCAGCGGGTACTTGAAAAAGTGGATGGCTCATACGCTGCTGTGGTTTTGTCCCTGGACGAACCCGATCAACTGCTGGCCGCCCGCCACGATAGCCCGCTGGTGGTGGGGCTGGGGGAAGGGGAAAACTTCCTGGCCTCTGATATCCCGGCGCTATTGGCCCATACCCGCCGGACCTATATACTGGAGGACGGTGAAATAGCCGTGCTCACCCGGGACCGGGTGCAGGTGCTGGGTCGAAACGGCCAACCGGTGGAAAAGCAAATATATACCGTTAAATGGGAGGCCAAACAGGCTGAAAAGGATGGTTACGCCCACTTTATGCTCAAGGAAATTCACGAGCAGCCCCGGGCGATCAAGGATACTTTAAGCGGGCGCATTGCCGCGGGTGACAGTGGCGTGACGCTAAAGGAGATCAACATTCCGGAAGAACAGCTACGGGAAATGAATAAAATCTTTATTACCGCCTGCGGCACAGCCTATCATGCCGGCCTGGTTGGTAAACATATCATAGAATCCCTGGCCCGTATCCCGGTGGAAGTGGATATCGCTTCGGAGTTTCGCTACCGAAACCCCCTTTTGGACCGCAATTCCCTGGTGATTGTGGTCAGCCAGAGCGGTGAAACCGCCGACACCCTGGCAGCCCTACGGGAAGCCAAGCGCAAAGGGGCCCGGGTGCTGGCCGTAACCAATGTAGTGGACAGCTCCGTGGCCCGGGAGGCCGACGACGTTCTCTACACCTGGGCCGGGCCGGAAATTGCCGTTGCCTCCACCAAAGCTTATACCACCCAGCTGGTTTGCATGTACCTCATTGGTTTATATCTGGCCCAGCAGCGCGGTGCCCTGGGGCCTGGGGAAACGGCTGAAATTGTTGCCGAGCTGCGCAAATTACCCGGTAAAGTGAGCGCTGTTTTAGAAAACGGTAGTGATATTGAAAACTTTGTCCGGCAGTACAGCAACTGCGGCAGCGTGTTTTACATCGGGCGGGGCCTGGATCATGCCGTGGCCATGGAGGGTTCATTAAAACTCAAGGAAATCTCTTATATCCACGCCGAAGCCTATGCCGCCGGTGAACTTAAACACGGTACTCTGGCTTTGATTGAAAAGGATGTGCCGGTTATAGCCCTGGCCACCCAGGCCGACTTGTTTGAAAAGATGCTCAGCAACATTAAAGAAGTCAAGGCCCGGGATGCCGTTGTGGTGGCTGTGGCCATGCGGGGCCTGGAAGAGGTGGCCAAAGAAGCCGACCAGGTCATGTATATTCCCCGCACCCACCAGGTTCTCGCCCCGGTGCTGGCGGTAATACCGCTGCAGCTTCTGGCCTATCATATGGCCGTAGCCCGGAATTGCGATGTTGACCAGCCCAGAAACTTGGCCAAAAGCGTAACGGTGGAGTAATTTACCTGCACACCCTATTCAGTGTGCTGGTTTGAATAAAAGTTGAGAGAATATATGATTAGAAGTTGAGATTAATTTGAATGAAAGATGAGAATGGTTAAAGGAAACAAAATTTTGCTATGTAATCATAATCGTAAATCCATAAGATGTACAGATGAAAACCCCGCAACTCTTAGCAAAAAGATTTGCGGGGTTTTTATTATGGCTTAAGGGTTACGGAAAGTACGTTATCCAAAGTCAACGCTGGAGGAGATGGACGAGCTGTTCCGGGGTAAGTTGGATAAGTATTTTCCGGAGGCCAAGGTGGAGTATTTGGTGTGAGCAAAATGTGAAAACCTTTTTTGGCCTGCTCCGGCGGATGTTGCAACTAGTGTTGTGCCATTGAAGCTGCCATAGCTGTTATCCGGCGCTACCGTTACGCCGGTTATGGTGATGTTAATATTATCTCCGTCAAAATCGGTGTCGGTATTCCCCAGTGCGTCTTTTACGGTCAGGGTTATCCGGGGCGGTATACTGAACGCTCCAACTGTTATAATATGTAGAGGATTATTGGAAAATGATCTGATTATAATTAGCTTGCTTCTTTTCTATTCTGGTATCTATTATCGTTCCAGTAGCGGTACCTGCAATACCTATCATTAAGATCCTCTCTATGTAAAATATAATGAGCCAGTTCATGCGCCAGTGTAAATGTTTGCTCTTCCTGAGAAACATTTGAGGAAATAATTATCACATCTACGCCTTTGTAGCGGGTATAAAGTCCATAAATTCCTGCGTCATAATAATTTAGAAACGGTGTCTCCAATACTTGTATGCCAAGGTTTCTTGCCGTTTCCATAAGAATTGATTTAACTCTGTTAGTTAATTGATTCATTGATACATATCTCCTTTTGCCATCTATTACTTGTCTAACTCTTTGCATCTGTTGCAGCATCGTATCCGCCGCCAATATCCGCCACACGCAGGCGAAGCACTCACAGAGCCCGTCCCAAGCCGCGCTTGCTGTGGCGGTAAGTGTCGGCAGGGAGCTTAGCACCAGGCAAAACACTGTTTTATTCTTACGCAACAGCAAAAGGAAAAAAGCGCCGGCCGGCTGCAGGGGCGCGCACCGCGGCCGGACGAGCGTTACCGGCCGGGAGATCCACAGCCGGCCGGCAACCAGGCGATGGTCCAGTCCCACCTGGCCGGTGAATTGCAGCGCGACATCAAACGCATCAAGGACGAGCTCGACAGTTTTTTTTATACTGAAGGCGTCGAGGAGCGGGTTATCGCAATCCTTTGGCATTAGGCCGGGCGGGGATCAATGGCCAGCGGCTATCTGGACTGGATTTTTGATAGCCTGCAGCAGACCAAGAAAGGAGTATTTAGCGATACCACGTATTACGACGCGATGTTCGATAAATTTGACCGGGCTGACGAAATCCGGATGATCCGTGATGGCACCATGCGCTACCGCGGGCGGGATTCCGCCCGGGAGACCAGGCGACAGGTTAAGGAGGCTCAGCGGCAGGCTGAAGAGAAAGCCAGGCGCAAGGAGATTGACCTGGAGGCGGATTTAACCGGGAAATGGATCAAGAACAAGGCCGAACCATACGAGATCCCCGCTACGCCAAGGAATATTTTTCTTGCTAAACTCGAGATCAGACGCCTGGAGGAAAAACAGGCAGGCCAGCTTCTGCCCGTCGAGAAGATCCAGGGTGTTACGATAACGCAGCTGGAGGGCGTGCTTTCCGTCGAGATCCGGTACATCGCCGGCCGGACACGGCAGCCGCAGAGTTTATCGGTGCCCATCGGGTTAGAATGTACGGGCAAATTATTGCGTTTCATCCCAATGGCAGCCTTTTATTAGGTGCGAAATCCGTGGTTTTTCAGTTTGAAAGACAGACCTCTGATCTAAGTGTTATGCCCAATGGTTCCTTTATCCTGGGAGGGATACACTCTTCTTCACCACCGAATAACACTCCAAACCTGCATTTTTTCTGGAAAGATTATAATGGCGATTTATACTCTTTCAGGATACCCGGTGTAAAATGGTAGCAAGTTAAGCACTAAGAAGCTTGAACAGGAGGACATGATGAAAGAGCAATTGGAAAAAAGACTGGGTGAGCTCAAAGCCGAATTCGAATCCGGACAAAAAACGCTGGCCGAACTGGAGGCCCGGGCGGAAAATATCAGGACCGTGCTGCACCGCATCAGCGGGGCAATCCAGGTTCTGGAGGAAGAATTGGCCAAAGCGGGACACGGTCAAAATGAAGATGGCAACTAACACCATCTTAAATGACAGCGAAATTGTGTTAGAATGTTAATGACATGGATAAATTAAGAAGATTTTTGTTTTTGGAAAAAAACCAAGGGATTTATTAAATGATGATAACTTTTATTTTTAGGCAAGTTACGCCTTTCACAAAATAACCTGGTATTTGCTATACTTTTTAGAGAATTTTTTAGCGCCAAATAACGGCGCTTAGAAAGATATCAATAGTTAGCAGGAGGTGGATGTTATGCCCGGCAGAGTTTTGCTGGTGGTGGACATGCTAAACGACTTTATCAGGGAGGACGGTGCCCTGTACAGCGGCCCGGAGGCGGTCAAGATAGTGGACAAGGTGGCCGCACTGGTGAAAGAATTTGTTTCCCGGCAGGAGGCGGTAATTTTTATAATGGATGCCCACGCACCGGATGATCTGGAGTTCAAACGTTTCCCCGCCCACTGTATCAAGGACACCCCGGGTGCTGAAGTTATAGCCGAGCTGGTTGATTGTGCAGCGCCCGGGGAAACGGTTTATAAAGTGTACAAAAACCGGTATAGCGGTTTTTTCAATACCGGCCTGGAACAGATATTGAACGAGATTGAACCCGACGAAGTGCATGTTACCGGGGTTTGCACCAATATATGTGTGCTTTATACCGTGGAAGAGCTTTGCAACCGCGATTATCAGGTGGTGGTACACCGGGACGGGGTGGCCAGTTTCGACCAAGAGGCCCACCGGTGGGCACTGCAGCAGATGGAGTCAGTGTTGGGTGTTGATATAATATAAAAACCATGTAATTTTAGCATGCCTGCTGGTGGGGAAGCGAGGTAGTCGCCGGATCATGCCTTTTATTGACCTTGTTGTTTTTTCTTGGCTGCACAATATACTCCGTTACCCAGCGCGGCAGCTTTAAAGCAACCGTTGCAAGATATGCATTCCGCCCTGCTGTAGTCGCCGGATTTCCACCGGTTAATCAAATTCGGTTCCCTGATTAGCGGCCGGCTCATGGAGATATAATCTGCTGTTCCTTCTCCCAACAGGCGTTCAGCTACCTGAAATGAACGCATGCCGCCAACCAGTATTAGCGGAATATTAATGGCTTTCTTAAACCGGCGAGCCTCTTCCCGGAAATATGCCTCATCATCCCCGGTTTTTATCCCGTACCTGCTGGGGGAGAGTTTGGCATTGCTAAGCAGGCCACCGCTTAATTCAATCGCATCCAGCCCTAAATCAGCCAGCATACGCCCAACCTGAAGGGAGTCGTCCAGGGTAAGCCCGTTATCAACAAAATCACTGCAGTTCAACTTAATAAGAACCGGGTAGTTGTCACCGACAGCATCCCTGATAGCCTTATAAACTTGTCTATGGACCCGGGACCTGTTTTTGATGTCACCACCGTATTCGTCTTTACGTTGGTTGAAGTACGGGGATAGGAACTGGCTAAGCAGGTAGCCGTGGGCAGAATGTATTTGTACTCCATCAAAGCCGGCTTCCTTAGCCCTCCTTGCCCCGGCGGCAAAGGCGGTAGCCAAATTCTGTATTTCCTGCGCTGTTATTTCATGATATTCCTTCCCTGGCACCTCTGAAACAACCACCGGAGTCAATCCGGTAAGTTTTTTAGCTGCATATCTACCGGCATGGGCAAGCTGCAGCACTATTTTACCGCCGTAATCGTGCACCGCCCTGGTCATTTCCCGGAGTCCGGGAATAAGTTCATCCTTATGGACACCCAATTGCATCGGACCCGCCTGGCCTGCCGGCTCAACGTAGGCATGACTGGTAATAATTAAACCCACGCCGCCTCTGGCAAGGCTGGCCATGGTTTCAATCAATTTGGGCGTAACGGCCCCCTTATCGGTCGCCATTCCTTCCCATGTTGCCGATCGAACAAAGCGATTTCTTAGTAACATACCATTTATAGTTGATTGTTCAAACATTTTGTTCATTTTATTCCCTCCCGGTTCTGTTTCTACAGGCAGAAATTTAAATAGTATTAGCATAATCATTTTCTCAGCAAGATGGAAAATCCTTTACCATATAAACCCTCCCGGCAATTCAAATTCTTAATCATATAATAAACGTCAGTTGCTTTGCCGGCAATATCGAGCCAAAGGGACGTTTCGTTTGTCTTGCGTCATTCGAGGAAGATGTAAGAAAAGTGCAAGAAGCAACACGTGAATTTATTATTTACCCGGAGCGGCAACGCGACTCATTACTGAAGTCCATGGGTGGTCGCATTTTCCAAGTTTCTGGTGTTAGAATACATATTATAGAATACCAGGTAAATAATAAAGAATAAAATAATAAACTTGGGGAGTGGCTTATGCTTTTTACCAGGCAAAGGAATCCTGTTGAAAGTGAACAATCCAGAATAGGCGCCAGAGAAGCGCACGTATTTTGGAGATTGTTAAGTGATACTTATGTAACTATTGAACAAATCAATGTAGTCAAAAACTTTCTCCATGACAAGGATTTTATATTATACTTAAATAAGCTGGTTGCGGATTATGAGAAAGAAGCTAAGGAAATCGAAGGAGTTTTAGATAAACTATCTATACTTGGTCCTACCCCCAATGCTAAAAGTAAAAATGTTACTGGAAATTCAGAGATAGTCAGGGATAAAGAAATTGCCAAAAATTAACAAGGTAAGCTTTTTTGCAGTACCCGCATATATTGCCAGGATACGCCTGGCAATTCCTCTATTTTTCCATCTCGTTGCGAAATTCAGTCGGCCCCATAGTGTTGGTAATTTCAATTCTACGCTCCCCCACAATGACAACTACTCCGTCGTAAATTTTTTTAAGAATTTTTATCTCGGCAGATTCTGAATGCAAAATAGTTTTGGTGCCAATTTCCGAACCAGCTTCCTCCACTGTAATGGACCCTTTTGCATAAACCTTACCCCCCCGCATTACTCCACCGATAAAAACGTTTCTCCCTGCGGTAATATTTGTATTAAAACAACCCTGGCTGGAAACATATACATCGTTGGTGGCAGCTATCACACTGTTAAATGCATGGCCCACCTCTACATCGGCTGGAACATCCCCAAGCTGAGCAAAAAAATCTTTGGCCAATTCCACATAATCTATTAATAGTTGCAGTTTATGTTTGGTAAGGTTTCGAGGTGGAATTTGCTCTTTAATCATTTCCAACAGGACTTTGATTTCTGACGGCATATCCACGGGAGTGATCTCTAATATGTGAACGGTTTCCTTTAATAATTTTGGTATTCTATTAAACTTTTTTTCCATTAACAGCAAAACAATCTGGGGCAGCTGATTTTTAAACTCACTCAGCTTGGGGTTATCTAAAATCACACCGACTAAAGTGGACAGGCTTTTAAGGTCAGCATGCAGATTCTTGAGGGTGATGTAACAGTTCCCAATGTAATGACTGTCGCCTCCGGCTTGCACTATTGATCCAATGCACTTGTCCACCAGGACAGATTCCATGGCCATTACTTTAGCTCGGTTAACACTGCCCATGATCTGTATGTTTCCACCGGCCCTTACCGATACTCCATTGCAAACATCACCATAGACTTCAATATTGCCGCGAAAATTCTGGTTTCCGGTAGATAAATCAATATCACCATAATGTCTTAAATAAGGTTCTACGTAAAATAGCCGTACCTGGCCAATCCTTTTAACCATGGGGCGTCCGGACATATTGGCAAAGACCATGTTTCCCTCTACTCTTACACCCTTTCCAGCCCGCACAACCAGCTTCTTGGGTTCTTTCGGTAAAACTATGTCTCCAAATACCGATATTCCCGGCTGTCCCACCTTCCCCTCGCGTTTTACTGCAAGTAAGTTACCGGCATCCACCGAAGGTATAGACTTTTGATTGAAAAAATCAATTTTTTCATTATTCGAATACTGGTGTTTGATTACTTTCTCATGAAAAAGTACATCAACCACATCATCCTTAGAATCAGTGGGCGGGACACCGCTGGCAATAATATATTTACCATCTCGGGGGTTAGCTAAAAACTGCTGTATGGCCGGGTAGTCTACACCGTATTTTATCCCTGCATCTTCAATTCTGGTTAATATTTCATCCATACCAACGGGGCAATATTTTTTGGTAGTGGTAGTAGTTTTTAATTCTATATGCTGTTTAGGGGGTTGATCTATAAGTTTATACCTTGTTTCAACCTGTAATTGGACTGACATATATGCTATTAACCCATCTTTGGATATATCTATGGTTAGATGGAATGGTTTCTTCTTAACATGTAAATCAACATAAATATAATCGTGTTCGGATACCGCTGTTTTGCCATTAACCCTTTGGTGATTGACAAATAAATCCACGCCTTTTGTTGGTATAATACACGGTAAAACATTGATTCCGGGTAATCCCTCTACATAGATTTCGTTATCCTTTATCCATACTTTACCGGGGAGGAGCTGTGTATGTTCCGACGGTTTAAAGCAGGTGTTATAATCCGTCATGACATGTGCAGACATTTTGCTGTCTTTATCGCTACTGAGAATTCTATCTATTTCTTGATATAAATTGTTTTCTTCTGTAAATTGATCATTATTTTTTTCGCCGTTATGATTCTTTTTTAAAATTTGATCTATTATTTTTGATAGTATTTTTTCAGAGGCCAATACGAATCACTCCAAACATCAAATTGCCTATAAAGGTTTCCAAAAACTCATTACAGATAAAAACCATAGGTTAATCCATGATCAACCTATGGTTACTAAAATAACTTTAACTATATTTAAGCAACCTGGCAATCATAGCTTCAGTAAGCCTTAGACCCATGGCTTTGTGCCCCAGCCTTTCAACTGGTTTACCCGTTTTTTTATTTTTTCATTATGAAGAAAATGTTCTATCACAATTCTTACCATTAATACATAACATAAACTTGTCTACTAATTCCGGGTCGAACTGTATCCCTGCGCATTTTTTCAACTCCTTTAAGGCTTCCCCCTGGGTCATCGCTTTGCGGTAGGGGCGGTCACTGGTCATGGCATCAAAGGCGTCAGCAATGGCCAGTATGCGACATTCCAGCGGTATTTCCTCCCCTTTAAGGCCCAGAGGATAACCATTACCGTTCCACCATTCGTGATGTTTAAGTATCCAATCCGCAATATGATTTAAATCAGGAGCAGATTGTGCTATACGGTAACCGATCTCACAGTGCCTCTGCATCTCAGTATATTCTTCGGGTGTCAGCGGACCTTCCTTAAGGAGTATCCGATCCGGTATCCCCACTTTTCCTATATCATGAAACTGGGCTAAAAGCCGCAGGCTGGTGATTTTGTGTTCCGGTAAACCGATTTCTACAGCCAGGCGTGATACAAATGTTTGCAGCCGGTCCGCATGCCCCTCGGTGATATAGTCCCTGGCTTCAAGTGCTTTCATAAGTGCGTTGACAATGGCACTGCGGGAACTTTGGCTGTGGTATAGTTTTTGCCTGTACATGTTGTTATCTGCTTCTTTGAAAAGATCGTTCAAGTTTAATTCCGCTTCATGGCTTATCGCAAACCCCATTGACATGCTTAAATGACGTTCTTGATTATACTTATTGTGTTTTTCAATGGCTTTTTCTATCCTTGAAATGGTATTTTTTATGTTTTGTTCCGTACAATGGGGCAATAATACGGCGAACTCGTCACCACCGATTCTGGCTATAATATCCTCCTTGCGAAAAGAATTTTTCAGCACGCCGGCGGCAGATTTAAGAATTTTATCGCCGGCTTTATGTCCCAACGTATCATTAAAAAGTTTTAGACCGTCCACATCACACAATATAATACCCACCGGGGAAATTTTTTCTTTTTCAAGGCGCTGCATTTCTTGTTCGAAATAGCTGCGGTTGTATAAGCCGGTTAGGGCATCATGCAAGCTAACGTATGCAAGCTTCCTTTCATTTTCTTTGCGGGTAGTGATATTCAACATAGAGGCTACGCTTTGATTTGTTTCCGGAATCATGTCAACGCTCATTAAAATATCCTTGACCATGCCATACCTGTTAACAAACTTAAATTCATAATTGTTGGGTGCCGAACCAGGGTCAACTCTTCGCATTATATGGTATTTATACATCCTCTGTAAATCGTCCGGCTTAACAAAATCCATCCATTTTTTGGTGCCTTCCAGTTCCGCTTTGGAATAACCGGAAAGTTTTTCAAATTCCTTATTGGCCAGTGATATTGTACCG
Encoded here:
- the glmM gene encoding phosphoglucosamine mutase yields the protein MTRLFGTDGVRGVANKDLTPELAYKLGRAGAHVLAGDNLPKRLVVGRDTRVSGDMLEAALAAGICSTGVDVLTVGVIPTPAIALLTRELNAAGGVVISASHNPVEDNGIKFFGPSGYKLPDDREQQIEQLLTDGSTQLPSPVGAGVGRIQRVTDADDRYIDFLKGTVTGDLSGLTIVVDCANGAAYRVAPRVLEELGARVIPIFNTPDGVNINAGCGSTHPEKLQDAVVYHGADLGLAHDGDADRLIAVDHRGNLVDGDQIMVICARHLKAQNRLPQNTVVVTVMSNLGLHLAMREAGIEVLQTKVGDRYVLEELLHSGAILGGEQSGHILFLDHSPTGDGVLTALQLLMVIKSTGRNLAELASQMERLPQLLENVRVADKHQVMTSPALKESIAQMEKRLAGQGRVLVRPSGTESLVRVMAEGRDMEQLKVVVGELVNLIKEL
- the glmS gene encoding glutamine--fructose-6-phosphate transaminase (isomerizing), whose translation is MCGIVGYIGGRQAAPILLDGLQKLEYRGYDSAGIAVLGDNVIKLQKKTGKLIGLRAQMNESMPTSTVGIGHTRWATHGRPSDANAHPHLDCSGRFAVVHNGIIENYLNLREQLISQGHVFRSETDTEVLPHLIEELYTGDLVETMQRVLEKVDGSYAAVVLSLDEPDQLLAARHDSPLVVGLGEGENFLASDIPALLAHTRRTYILEDGEIAVLTRDRVQVLGRNGQPVEKQIYTVKWEAKQAEKDGYAHFMLKEIHEQPRAIKDTLSGRIAAGDSGVTLKEINIPEEQLREMNKIFITACGTAYHAGLVGKHIIESLARIPVEVDIASEFRYRNPLLDRNSLVIVVSQSGETADTLAALREAKRKGARVLAVTNVVDSSVAREADDVLYTWAGPEIAVASTKAYTTQLVCMYLIGLYLAQQRGALGPGETAEIVAELRKLPGKVSAVLENGSDIENFVRQYSNCGSVFYIGRGLDHAVAMEGSLKLKEISYIHAEAYAAGELKHGTLALIEKDVPVIALATQADLFEKMLSNIKEVKARDAVVVAVAMRGLEEVAKEADQVMYIPRTHQVLAPVLAVIPLQLLAYHMAVARNCDVDQPRNLAKSVTVE
- a CDS encoding ImmA/IrrE family metallo-endopeptidase — encoded protein: MPKDCDNPLLDAFSIKKTVELVLDAFDVALQFTGQVGLDHRLVAGRLWISRPVTLVRPRCAPLQPAGAFFLLLLRKNKTVFCLVLSSLPTLTATASAAWDGLCECFACVWRILAADTMLQQMQRVRQVIDGKRRYVSMNQLTNRVKSILMETARNLGIQVLETPFLNYYDAGIYGLYTRYKGVDVIIISSNVSQEEQTFTLAHELAHYILHREDLNDRYCRYRYWNDNRYQNRKEAS
- a CDS encoding cysteine hydrolase family protein, translated to MPGRVLLVVDMLNDFIREDGALYSGPEAVKIVDKVAALVKEFVSRQEAVIFIMDAHAPDDLEFKRFPAHCIKDTPGAEVIAELVDCAAPGETVYKVYKNRYSGFFNTGLEQILNEIEPDEVHVTGVCTNICVLYTVEELCNRDYQVVVHRDGVASFDQEAHRWALQQMESVLGVDII
- a CDS encoding NADH:flavin oxidoreductase, yielding MNKMFEQSTINGMLLRNRFVRSATWEGMATDKGAVTPKLIETMASLARGGVGLIITSHAYVEPAGQAGPMQLGVHKDELIPGLREMTRAVHDYGGKIVLQLAHAGRYAAKKLTGLTPVVVSEVPGKEYHEITAQEIQNLATAFAAGARRAKEAGFDGVQIHSAHGYLLSQFLSPYFNQRKDEYGGDIKNRSRVHRQVYKAIRDAVGDNYPVLIKLNCSDFVDNGLTLDDSLQVGRMLADLGLDAIELSGGLLSNAKLSPSRYGIKTGDDEAYFREEARRFKKAINIPLILVGGMRSFQVAERLLGEGTADYISMSRPLIREPNLINRWKSGDYSRAECISCNGCFKAAALGNGVYCAAKKKQQGQ
- a CDS encoding DUF342 domain-containing protein — translated: MASEKILSKIIDQILKKNHNGEKNNDQFTEENNLYQEIDRILSSDKDSKMSAHVMTDYNTCFKPSEHTQLLPGKVWIKDNEIYVEGLPGINVLPCIIPTKGVDLFVNHQRVNGKTAVSEHDYIYVDLHVKKKPFHLTIDISKDGLIAYMSVQLQVETRYKLIDQPPKQHIELKTTTTTKKYCPVGMDEILTRIEDAGIKYGVDYPAIQQFLANPRDGKYIIASGVPPTDSKDDVVDVLFHEKVIKHQYSNNEKIDFFNQKSIPSVDAGNLLAVKREGKVGQPGISVFGDIVLPKEPKKLVVRAGKGVRVEGNMVFANMSGRPMVKRIGQVRLFYVEPYLRHYGDIDLSTGNQNFRGNIEVYGDVCNGVSVRAGGNIQIMGSVNRAKVMAMESVLVDKCIGSIVQAGGDSHYIGNCYITLKNLHADLKSLSTLVGVILDNPKLSEFKNQLPQIVLLLMEKKFNRIPKLLKETVHILEITPVDMPSEIKVLLEMIKEQIPPRNLTKHKLQLLIDYVELAKDFFAQLGDVPADVEVGHAFNSVIAATNDVYVSSQGCFNTNITAGRNVFIGGVMRGGKVYAKGSITVEEAGSEIGTKTILHSESAEIKILKKIYDGVVVIVGERRIEITNTMGPTEFRNEMEK